A stretch of Leucobacter aridicollis DNA encodes these proteins:
- a CDS encoding dipeptide ABC transporter ATP-binding protein, with translation MSDMQPLLSVRDLKVAFKTDKTAKEVLHGINLDVYPGETVAIVGESGSGKSTTMHAVINLLPGTGEITGGSVQWNGRELVGIGRREMESIRGREIGLVPQDPMSNLNPVWSVGFQVEEAIRANGLAKSKKDVRARAIEVLEQAGLQDAEKRMKQYPHQFSGGMKQRALIGIGLSAKPELLIADEPTSALDVTVQRVVLDHLAKLTSELGTAVVFITHDLGLAAERAEKLIVMYQGNIVESGPSREILQDPQHPYTKRLVAAAPSLASRRIGSDAVIPAAPTSTFDVAALAEAESRGGKVGEPLIEVENLRKVYKLRKGNFSSEDFVAVEGANFTINRGETLALVGESGSGKSTIAKMVLQLEEPTGGTVKIAGKDTAKLNGRELFDLRRTLQPVFQDPYGSLDPLHNIGNTIMEPLNIHKVGDMASRKQRVNELLDQVSLPRELATRYPNELSGGQRQRVAVARGLALKPDILVLDEAVSALDVLVQAQILDLLAELQRDLGLTYLFITHDLAVVRLIADRVCVMQQGKIVEQATTEEVFENPQQEYTRNLLAAIPGASIELGVGSVGDHVAHTTAAGSGTAPFAGGGQAGAQG, from the coding sequence ATGAGCGACATGCAACCGCTGCTCAGCGTGCGCGACCTGAAGGTCGCCTTCAAGACAGACAAGACGGCGAAAGAGGTGCTTCACGGCATCAACCTCGATGTCTACCCGGGCGAGACCGTGGCGATCGTCGGCGAGTCGGGTTCCGGCAAGTCAACGACCATGCACGCGGTGATCAATCTGCTTCCCGGCACCGGTGAGATCACCGGCGGCTCGGTGCAGTGGAACGGGCGCGAACTCGTCGGTATTGGCCGGCGCGAGATGGAGTCCATCCGCGGTCGCGAGATTGGCCTGGTTCCGCAGGACCCGATGTCGAACCTCAACCCTGTGTGGTCGGTCGGCTTCCAGGTCGAAGAGGCGATCCGCGCAAATGGCCTCGCGAAGAGCAAGAAGGACGTGCGTGCGCGCGCGATCGAGGTGCTCGAGCAGGCCGGACTGCAGGATGCTGAGAAGCGCATGAAGCAGTACCCGCACCAGTTCTCGGGCGGTATGAAGCAGCGCGCGCTCATCGGTATCGGGCTCTCGGCGAAGCCGGAGCTGCTCATCGCTGACGAGCCGACGAGCGCCCTTGACGTGACGGTTCAGCGCGTCGTGCTCGATCACCTCGCCAAGCTCACGAGTGAGCTCGGGACCGCGGTGGTGTTCATTACGCACGACCTCGGCCTCGCAGCCGAGCGCGCCGAGAAGCTCATCGTGATGTACCAGGGCAACATCGTCGAGTCGGGGCCGAGCCGCGAGATCCTCCAGGATCCGCAGCACCCCTACACGAAGCGCCTGGTCGCCGCGGCGCCGAGCCTCGCCTCCCGCCGGATCGGTTCGGACGCGGTGATCCCGGCAGCTCCGACGAGCACCTTCGACGTGGCGGCGCTCGCGGAAGCTGAGAGCCGCGGTGGCAAGGTCGGGGAGCCCCTCATCGAGGTGGAGAACTTGCGCAAGGTGTACAAGCTGCGCAAGGGGAACTTCAGTAGCGAGGACTTCGTCGCGGTCGAGGGGGCGAACTTCACGATTAACCGTGGCGAGACGCTCGCGCTCGTTGGCGAGTCCGGCTCGGGCAAGTCGACGATCGCCAAGATGGTGCTCCAGCTTGAGGAGCCCACCGGCGGCACGGTGAAGATCGCGGGGAAGGACACCGCGAAGCTGAACGGGCGCGAACTCTTCGACCTGCGGCGCACGCTGCAGCCGGTGTTCCAGGACCCCTACGGATCGCTGGACCCGCTGCATAACATCGGCAACACCATCATGGAGCCGCTCAACATTCACAAGGTTGGCGACATGGCGAGCCGAAAGCAGCGCGTGAACGAGCTGCTCGACCAGGTGTCGCTGCCGCGCGAGCTCGCAACGAGGTACCCGAACGAGCTCTCGGGCGGCCAACGCCAGCGCGTTGCTGTCGCTCGCGGACTCGCGCTCAAGCCGGACATTCTCGTCCTCGATGAGGCCGTGTCCGCGCTCGACGTGCTCGTGCAGGCGCAGATCCTCGATCTGCTCGCCGAGCTGCAGCGCGACCTCGGGCTGACCTACCTGTTCATCACACACGACCTCGCGGTTGTGCGCCTGATCGCGGATCGCGTGTGCGTGATGCAGCAGGGCAAGATTGTTGAGCAGGCGACGACCGAGGAAGTGTTCGAGAACCCGCAACAGGAGTACACGAGGAACCTCCTCGCGGCGATTCCTGGCGCGTCGATCGAGCTTGGCGTCGGTAGCGTCGGCGATCACGTTGCCCACACCACTGCTGCCGGAAGCGGCACTGCGCCGTTCGCAGGCGGCGGTCAGGCTGGTGCGCAGGGATAG
- a CDS encoding ABC transporter permease translates to MPESPKNSSQKRPPIEHFVAPFDENSVQAVDAVKVSETKSNLWSDAWKDMRRRPMFWISAVIILLVLVVSVFPTLFTQVDPRLCQLAQSNAGPSAGHPLGFNKQGCDIYSRVIHGTSTSVSVGLVVIVMTFVIGIVMGALAGYFGGWVDTILSRLGDIFFSIPYILAAVVVMSVMSEHRNILVISLAIGGFSWPVTARILRAEIFRVKNSDYVMASRALGLSGQGTLWKHVLPNSIAPVIVVTTLSLSAAIVAEATLSFLGVGLPPKDFMSWGLDISAAQGDLRTRPQNLIYPSIALSVTVLAFIMLGEVVRDALDPKARARR, encoded by the coding sequence ATGCCTGAGTCACCGAAAAATTCCTCGCAGAAGCGTCCCCCGATCGAGCACTTCGTCGCACCATTCGACGAGAACTCCGTTCAGGCTGTTGACGCTGTCAAGGTCAGCGAGACGAAGTCAAACCTTTGGAGCGACGCGTGGAAGGACATGCGCCGTCGCCCCATGTTCTGGATCTCGGCAGTCATCATTCTGCTCGTCCTCGTCGTTTCGGTATTCCCGACCCTGTTCACGCAGGTTGACCCCCGACTGTGCCAGCTTGCACAGTCGAACGCTGGTCCCTCCGCTGGGCACCCGCTCGGATTCAACAAGCAGGGCTGCGACATCTACTCGCGCGTTATCCACGGCACCTCGACTTCGGTCTCCGTTGGTCTCGTTGTCATCGTGATGACCTTCGTTATTGGCATCGTGATGGGCGCGCTCGCCGGCTACTTCGGTGGCTGGGTTGACACGATCCTGTCGCGCCTTGGCGACATCTTCTTCTCGATTCCCTACATCCTCGCTGCTGTCGTCGTGATGAGCGTGATGAGCGAGCACCGGAACATTCTTGTGATCTCGCTGGCAATCGGCGGCTTCTCGTGGCCGGTGACCGCGCGTATTTTGCGTGCAGAGATCTTCAGAGTAAAGAACAGCGACTACGTCATGGCGTCGCGCGCGCTTGGCCTGTCCGGTCAGGGCACGCTGTGGAAGCACGTGCTGCCGAACTCGATCGCCCCGGTGATCGTTGTGACGACGCTGTCGCTGTCCGCGGCAATCGTCGCCGAGGCCACGCTGTCGTTCCTTGGCGTCGGGCTTCCGCCGAAGGACTTTATGAGCTGGGGCCTCGACATTAGCGCCGCACAGGGCGATCTTCGCACCAGACCGCAAAACCTTATCTACCCGTCAATCGCGCTCAGCGTCACCGTCCTCGCATTCATCATGCTTGGCGAGGTCGTTCGTGACGCGCTCGATCCGAAGGCGAGGGCCCGCCGATGA
- a CDS encoding ABC transporter permease has protein sequence MSTEIIPVVPPRERGWHNLPLVKQLHQSVGLQRGMLITGLVLVAIFALVALCAPILAPYSYSALSGPDGDFGSLTAPSAAHPLGTTIAGYDVLSRVIWGARTAFLVIVIAVVNSIFAGTMLGLLSGYVGGALDRVLVMIADAIYAFPSLLLAIVLSIVISGGQSSLWGGIWAASLSITVVFIPQYFRVVRSEVVRVKSEAFVESARVVGASRGRIMFRHVLRNSTRSLPLVFTLNASEAILTLAGLGFLGFGIEPNSAAEWGYDLNKAIADVTNGVWWTSVWPGLAIVLVVMGLTLTGESLNDLADPRLRSRRKAKAGSGVVAATAPTTTEKGERDE, from the coding sequence ATGTCGACCGAAATCATTCCCGTCGTGCCTCCGCGCGAGCGTGGGTGGCATAACCTTCCGCTCGTAAAACAGCTCCACCAGAGCGTTGGCCTGCAGCGCGGGATGCTGATCACCGGCCTCGTGCTTGTCGCTATCTTCGCGCTTGTCGCGCTGTGTGCCCCGATCCTTGCGCCGTACTCCTATTCCGCGTTGAGTGGACCAGACGGTGACTTTGGGTCGCTCACGGCGCCGTCTGCCGCCCACCCACTGGGCACGACAATCGCCGGTTATGACGTGCTGTCGCGTGTCATCTGGGGTGCACGCACCGCGTTCCTCGTTATCGTGATCGCTGTCGTGAACTCGATCTTTGCCGGCACGATGCTCGGATTGCTGTCGGGGTACGTCGGCGGCGCCCTCGACCGGGTGCTCGTGATGATCGCGGACGCGATCTACGCCTTCCCGTCGCTGCTGCTCGCAATCGTGCTCTCGATCGTCATCTCCGGTGGGCAATCGAGTTTGTGGGGCGGCATTTGGGCTGCGTCGCTGTCGATCACGGTGGTGTTTATCCCGCAATACTTCCGGGTCGTGCGATCCGAAGTGGTGCGAGTGAAATCGGAAGCATTCGTCGAATCGGCGCGCGTGGTCGGGGCGAGCCGCGGACGAATCATGTTCCGGCACGTGCTGCGCAACTCGACCCGTTCCCTGCCACTGGTCTTCACGCTCAACGCGTCTGAGGCAATTCTCACCCTCGCGGGCCTCGGCTTCCTCGGGTTCGGTATCGAACCGAACTCGGCCGCGGAGTGGGGCTATGACCTGAACAAGGCGATCGCAGATGTGACGAACGGGGTGTGGTGGACGAGCGTCTGGCCCGGACTTGCGATCGTGCTCGTCGTCATGGGCCTCACGCTGACCGGTGAGAGCCTGAATGACCTCGCGGATCCGCGGCTGCGGAGCCGCCGGAAGGCGAAGGCGGGCAGCGGCGTCGTCGCAGCTACCGCGCCGACAACAACGGAGAAAGGGGAGCGCGATGAGTAA
- a CDS encoding ABC transporter substrate-binding protein encodes MEEELKKTLFTSVALAGAAALLLSSCASGGDNAGGESGGSGGGAVTVGTTETVTSLDPAGAYDNGSFGVMTNVYPFLLNNPVGESTVSPDIAESAEFTAPTEYTVKLKPGLTFANGNELTSSDVKFTFDRQVAIADPNGPSSLLANLDSIETPDDTTIVFKLKSENDQTFPQVLSSPVGPIVDEDVFPADAILDDQELVKANPFAGPYAVTNYDKGNLIAYQAFDGYEGLWGAPKTDSINVKYFANESNLSQAIETKAVDVAFRNISATDVEKFEGTDGLNVVKGPGGEIRYIVFNFNTQPFGTGVDGADPAKALAVRQAVADSLDREKISTEVFKGTYTPLYSYIPEGLLGANESLKGLYGDGDGGPDAERAAKRLSDAGVETPVNLKLQYAGERYGAASAEEYAQIKSQLEADGLFTVDLQSTEWGQYTEDRVKDLYPAHQLGWFPDYSDPDNYLTPFFSPDNFLVNHYENADVVKLIDQQRVTGDEAERGKLLEQAQDKLAEDLSTLPMQQGAQVAVAVDGVDGVTLDASFKFRFGSLTK; translated from the coding sequence ATGGAGGAAGAATTGAAGAAGACGCTATTTACTTCTGTCGCACTCGCGGGCGCGGCGGCCCTGCTGCTGAGCTCGTGCGCGTCTGGCGGCGATAATGCCGGTGGCGAGAGCGGGGGATCGGGCGGCGGCGCGGTCACCGTCGGCACGACCGAAACGGTCACCTCGCTCGATCCCGCAGGCGCATACGATAATGGCTCGTTCGGAGTGATGACGAATGTCTACCCGTTCCTGCTGAACAACCCCGTGGGCGAGTCGACCGTTTCCCCGGATATCGCAGAGTCGGCGGAGTTCACCGCTCCGACCGAGTACACGGTGAAGCTGAAGCCAGGCCTGACGTTTGCCAACGGGAATGAGCTCACGAGCTCGGACGTGAAGTTCACGTTCGACCGGCAGGTCGCCATCGCGGATCCGAACGGGCCGTCGAGCTTGCTCGCGAACCTCGACAGCATCGAGACCCCTGACGACACGACGATCGTGTTCAAGCTCAAGTCTGAGAACGATCAGACGTTCCCGCAGGTGCTGTCGAGCCCGGTCGGACCCATCGTCGATGAGGATGTCTTCCCGGCAGACGCAATCCTCGACGACCAGGAGCTCGTGAAGGCTAACCCCTTCGCCGGCCCCTACGCGGTGACCAACTATGACAAGGGCAATCTGATCGCCTATCAGGCGTTCGATGGCTATGAGGGCCTCTGGGGCGCTCCCAAGACCGATTCGATCAATGTGAAGTACTTCGCGAACGAGTCGAACCTTAGCCAGGCGATCGAGACCAAGGCAGTCGACGTCGCCTTCCGGAACATCTCGGCGACCGACGTTGAGAAGTTCGAGGGCACTGACGGCCTGAACGTCGTCAAGGGCCCGGGCGGTGAGATCCGGTACATCGTGTTCAACTTCAACACGCAGCCGTTCGGCACGGGCGTGGACGGGGCTGACCCGGCGAAGGCGCTCGCAGTGCGTCAGGCTGTCGCGGACTCGCTGGATCGCGAAAAGATCTCGACCGAGGTGTTCAAGGGAACCTACACCCCGCTGTACTCGTACATTCCCGAAGGTCTCCTCGGCGCGAATGAGTCGCTGAAGGGCCTGTACGGTGATGGCGACGGCGGCCCGGACGCTGAGCGCGCAGCCAAGCGGCTCTCCGATGCTGGCGTTGAAACGCCTGTGAACCTCAAGCTGCAGTATGCGGGGGAGCGGTATGGCGCAGCCTCGGCAGAGGAATACGCGCAGATCAAGTCTCAGCTCGAGGCCGACGGCCTCTTCACCGTTGACCTGCAGTCGACCGAGTGGGGCCAGTATACCGAGGACCGCGTGAAGGATCTCTACCCGGCGCACCAGCTCGGTTGGTTCCCCGACTACTCTGATCCTGACAACTACCTGACGCCGTTCTTCTCGCCGGACAACTTCCTCGTGAACCACTACGAGAACGCCGACGTCGTGAAACTCATCGACCAGCAGCGGGTGACGGGCGACGAAGCAGAGCGCGGCAAGCTGCTCGAGCAGGCGCAGGACAAGCTCGCGGAAGACCTTTCCACGCTGCCGATGCAGCAGGGCGCGCAGGTTGCAGTTGCGGTTGACGGTGTGGACGGGGTGACGCTTGACGCGTCGTTCAAGTTCCGCTTCGGGTCGCTCACGAAGTAA
- a CDS encoding ABC transporter permease produces MLRYIVFRILQVVPVLLGTTFLIYFMVFAMPGDPIIAMFGDKTPNPIVLEKLRAQYNLDKPFIVQYLLYLKGIFVGDFGVSFSGQPVSTILARTFPVTATLAVMAIAIEFVLAVVIGLFSGLRKGKLFDNVNLLIGLLLMSVPIFVIAFIAQYFFAIELGWFRATAGPGAPIKDLLLPAIVLGVSLYATSMRLTRSSVIDTLNQDFVRTAYSKGLSRNRVVPVHVLRNSLIPTVTNSAANFGVLLVGATVTEGIFNVPGVGNTLYQAILRGENATVVSFVTIMVLFYLTVNLIVDLLYAALDPRIRYA; encoded by the coding sequence ATGCTGAGATACATCGTTTTCCGCATCCTTCAGGTCGTCCCAGTGCTTTTGGGGACAACCTTCCTGATTTACTTCATGGTGTTTGCCATGCCCGGCGATCCCATCATCGCCATGTTCGGTGACAAGACCCCGAACCCCATCGTGCTCGAGAAGCTGCGCGCGCAGTACAACCTCGACAAGCCCTTCATCGTGCAGTACCTGCTCTACCTCAAGGGAATCTTCGTCGGTGACTTCGGCGTGAGTTTCTCCGGCCAGCCGGTCAGCACGATCCTCGCCCGCACATTCCCGGTGACCGCGACGCTCGCAGTCATGGCAATTGCGATCGAGTTCGTCCTCGCAGTCGTCATCGGCCTCTTCTCCGGTCTGCGCAAGGGCAAGCTGTTTGACAACGTCAACCTGCTCATCGGCCTCCTCCTCATGAGTGTGCCGATCTTCGTCATCGCCTTCATCGCGCAGTACTTCTTCGCGATCGAGCTCGGCTGGTTCCGCGCAACAGCGGGCCCCGGCGCTCCGATCAAGGATCTCCTGCTGCCCGCGATCGTGCTCGGCGTCTCGCTCTACGCGACCTCGATGCGCCTGACGCGCTCCTCGGTGATCGACACGCTGAACCAGGACTTCGTTCGCACCGCCTACTCGAAGGGTCTGTCGCGCAACCGCGTCGTCCCCGTGCACGTGCTCCGCAACTCGCTTATCCCGACCGTCACCAACAGTGCGGCGAACTTCGGCGTGCTGCTCGTTGGCGCGACCGTCACCGAGGGCATCTTCAACGTGCCCGGCGTCGGCAACACGCTGTACCAGGCGATCCTCCGCGGCGAGAACGCCACCGTCGTGTCGTTCGTCACGATCATGGTGCTGTTCTACCTCACCGTGAACCTCATCGTAGACCTGCTCTACGCCGCGCTCGACCCGAGGATCCGTTATGCCTGA
- a CDS encoding peptide ABC transporter substrate-binding protein, whose amino-acid sequence MKRSRIGVGIVALAAAGSLALAGCSTGGGDKGGDSNGGGGIITANGSEPQNPLIPTNTNEVGGGKILDAIFAGLVSYDADGAPHNEVAESIEPNEDASEFTIKLREDATFTDGTPVKAENFVKAWNQGASNELQHLSNYFFEDIEGFEINDGPDGEAGTDDDVYGAVGDMSGLVVDGDYEFTVKLKQPASDFPLRLGYSAFYPLPDVAFEDLEAFGQNPIGNGMYKVDGEGAWEHDVQIKLTKNEDYNGPREVKNDGLTIVFYASQDAAYADLQGGNLDVLDAIPDAALANFESDLGERAVNQPAAIFQSFTIPERLEHFSGEEGKLRRAAISMAIDRDEITKVIFDGTRTPASDFTSPVIDGWSDKLKGAEVLEYNPEEAKKLWAEADKLAPWTGSFEIAYNADGGHQAWVDAVTNSVKNTLGIDAAGKPYPTFAEARTEITNRTITTAFRTGWQADYPGLFNFLGPLYATNAGSNDGDYSSAEFDGLLKQGAQETDPAAANKLFQEAQEVLLADLPATPLWYSNVAGGFGESVENVQFGWNSVPLYQDITKK is encoded by the coding sequence GTGAAGCGTTCACGCATTGGGGTGGGCATTGTTGCCCTCGCCGCAGCGGGCTCCCTGGCACTTGCCGGTTGCTCGACCGGCGGAGGCGACAAGGGCGGCGACAGCAACGGCGGCGGGGGAATCATCACCGCTAACGGCTCGGAGCCCCAGAACCCGCTCATCCCGACCAACACGAACGAGGTAGGTGGCGGCAAGATTCTTGACGCTATCTTCGCTGGCCTCGTGAGCTACGACGCCGACGGCGCGCCGCACAACGAGGTTGCAGAGTCGATCGAGCCGAACGAGGACGCATCTGAGTTCACGATCAAGCTCCGCGAGGACGCAACGTTCACCGACGGCACCCCCGTCAAGGCTGAGAACTTTGTGAAGGCCTGGAACCAGGGCGCGAGCAACGAGCTCCAGCACCTCTCGAACTACTTCTTCGAGGACATCGAGGGCTTCGAGATCAACGATGGCCCGGATGGCGAAGCCGGCACCGACGACGACGTCTACGGTGCTGTCGGAGACATGTCGGGACTCGTTGTCGATGGCGACTACGAGTTCACCGTGAAGCTCAAGCAGCCCGCATCGGACTTCCCGCTGCGCCTCGGCTACTCGGCCTTCTACCCGCTGCCCGACGTTGCCTTCGAGGACCTCGAGGCATTCGGTCAGAACCCGATCGGCAACGGCATGTACAAGGTCGACGGCGAGGGCGCTTGGGAGCACGACGTGCAGATCAAGCTCACCAAGAACGAGGACTACAACGGCCCCCGCGAGGTCAAGAACGATGGCCTGACCATCGTCTTCTACGCTTCGCAGGACGCGGCGTACGCTGACCTCCAGGGCGGCAACCTCGACGTGCTCGACGCGATCCCCGATGCGGCACTCGCGAACTTCGAGTCGGATCTCGGCGAGCGCGCCGTGAACCAGCCGGCAGCGATCTTCCAGTCGTTCACCATCCCGGAGCGCCTCGAGCACTTCAGCGGTGAAGAGGGCAAGCTCCGCCGCGCAGCCATCTCGATGGCGATCGACCGCGACGAGATCACCAAGGTGATCTTCGACGGCACCCGCACCCCCGCGAGCGACTTCACCTCGCCCGTCATCGACGGCTGGAGTGACAAGCTCAAGGGCGCCGAGGTCCTCGAGTACAACCCCGAGGAAGCGAAGAAGCTGTGGGCTGAGGCCGACAAGCTCGCTCCGTGGACCGGCTCCTTCGAGATCGCGTACAACGCCGACGGTGGCCACCAGGCCTGGGTCGACGCTGTGACCAACTCGGTCAAGAACACCCTCGGCATCGACGCGGCTGGCAAGCCGTACCCGACCTTCGCTGAGGCTCGCACCGAGATCACGAACCGCACTATCACGACTGCCTTCCGTACCGGCTGGCAGGCTGACTACCCGGGTCTGTTCAACTTCCTCGGACCGTTGTACGCAACGAACGCTGGCTCGAACGACGGCGACTACTCGAGCGCTGAGTTCGACGGCCTGCTCAAGCAGGGCGCGCAGGAGACCGATCCGGCAGCAGCGAACAAGCTGTTCCAGGAGGCACAGGAAGTTCTGCTCGCAGATCTCCCCGCAACTCCGCTGTGGTACTCGAACGTGGCCGGTGGCTTCGGCGAGTCGGTAGAGAACGTCCAGTTCGGCTGGAACTCTGTACCGCTGTACCAGGACATCACCAAGAAGTAG
- a CDS encoding CPBP family intramembrane glutamic endopeptidase: MTEHRRDLAPPELRPRLRWELAIVLALSFGYAGARAIITILERLAQDTALANQTATINRPMSGQQYFDLAYQLLGIVGGLAPVALVAFLLWREHKPHLGDLGLGARPLTLTGAPGGMSFTQLASGRGGWPWLRESGNGFLLAAVIGIPGLAFYLFAKWIGINTTVVPTTLDAFWWTVPVLILNAARAALSEELIVVAYLFDRLKRLGVSVWATIIASALLRGSYHLYQGFGGFIGNVVMGLVFGWVYQRWGRSLPLIVAHLLLDIVSFVGYPLALALWPALFG, translated from the coding sequence GTGACCGAACATCGCCGTGACCTTGCTCCCCCAGAACTCCGACCGAGACTCCGCTGGGAGCTCGCGATCGTGCTCGCACTCTCGTTCGGCTATGCGGGCGCACGGGCGATCATCACGATCCTTGAGCGGCTCGCGCAGGACACCGCGCTCGCGAACCAGACCGCGACGATCAACCGGCCCATGTCGGGCCAGCAGTACTTCGACCTCGCGTACCAGCTCCTCGGGATCGTCGGCGGGTTGGCGCCGGTTGCGCTCGTTGCATTCCTACTCTGGCGGGAGCATAAGCCGCACCTCGGGGACCTGGGCCTCGGCGCCCGTCCGCTGACGCTCACCGGCGCCCCCGGAGGAATGAGTTTCACCCAGCTTGCGAGTGGACGAGGCGGCTGGCCTTGGCTGCGCGAGTCGGGCAACGGCTTTCTCCTTGCCGCCGTCATCGGCATTCCCGGCCTGGCGTTCTATCTCTTCGCGAAGTGGATCGGCATCAACACGACCGTCGTTCCGACGACGCTCGACGCGTTTTGGTGGACGGTCCCCGTGCTCATCCTCAACGCCGCCCGCGCCGCGCTCAGCGAGGAACTTATCGTCGTCGCGTACCTCTTCGACAGACTCAAACGGCTGGGCGTGAGCGTCTGGGCGACGATCATTGCGAGCGCCCTGCTCCGGGGCAGCTACCACCTCTACCAGGGCTTCGGCGGCTTCATCGGAAACGTCGTGATGGGCCTCGTGTTCGGCTGGGTGTACCAGCGGTGGGGGCGTTCACTCCCCCTGATCGTCGCGCACCTGCTGCTCGATATCGTGAGCTTCGTGGGGTATCCCCTCGCGCTCGCGCTCTGGCCGGCACTCTTCGGGTAA
- a CDS encoding ABC transporter permease: MVITEAAPAVTARAKVKGGGLGRFILWRALLIIPTVFILVTMVFLLMRTLGNPISASVGDRLPPAELAKRVAEAGYDRPLIVQYLEYLGQIFTGNFGVTFSDRRPVTEVLVTFGAATLELAVYTLIVALVVGIPLGILAAYYRDRGPDAVLRVFAIFTYATPVFFSGLIMKLIFGVWLGWFPVSGRASIATELQLQTLANPSGIYLIDAIRTGSLANVGDVLSHAVLPALTLGMMTAGIFLRLVRTNMIGTIGREYIDSGRSRGVGEYRLATKHAFRPALIPIITVIGLQIAMLLGGAVLTETTFEWKGLGFQLAHYLSARDFVAVQGIVALLAVIVALSNFIVDVVAALIDPRVRY, encoded by the coding sequence ATGGTAATTACAGAAGCCGCCCCTGCGGTGACCGCACGCGCGAAGGTGAAGGGTGGTGGCCTCGGACGTTTTATCCTGTGGCGCGCGCTCCTCATCATCCCCACCGTCTTCATCCTGGTGACGATGGTGTTCCTCCTGATGCGAACACTCGGCAACCCGATCTCGGCCTCCGTCGGAGACAGGCTGCCCCCGGCTGAGCTCGCCAAACGCGTCGCCGAGGCTGGCTATGACCGCCCGCTGATCGTGCAGTACCTCGAGTACCTCGGCCAGATATTCACTGGCAACTTCGGTGTCACATTCAGTGACCGCCGGCCGGTGACCGAGGTGCTCGTAACCTTCGGGGCTGCGACCCTGGAACTCGCTGTCTACACCCTGATCGTCGCGCTCGTCGTGGGCATCCCACTCGGCATCCTCGCAGCCTACTACCGTGACCGTGGCCCCGATGCGGTGCTGCGCGTCTTTGCGATCTTTACGTACGCGACGCCAGTGTTTTTCTCTGGCCTCATCATGAAGCTCATTTTTGGGGTGTGGCTCGGGTGGTTCCCCGTGTCTGGTCGTGCCTCGATCGCCACCGAGTTGCAGCTGCAGACGCTGGCAAACCCGAGCGGCATCTATCTCATCGACGCAATACGGACTGGTTCGTTGGCAAACGTGGGCGATGTGCTTTCCCACGCAGTGCTCCCTGCACTGACGCTTGGCATGATGACCGCCGGGATCTTCCTCAGGCTCGTCCGCACAAACATGATCGGTACGATCGGGCGCGAATACATCGACTCCGGCCGGTCGCGCGGAGTTGGCGAGTACCGCCTTGCCACGAAGCATGCCTTCCGCCCAGCGCTGATCCCGATTATCACCGTGATCGGTCTCCAGATCGCGATGCTGCTCGGTGGCGCCGTACTGACTGAGACCACGTTCGAATGGAAGGGACTTGGCTTCCAGCTGGCCCACTACCTCAGTGCGCGCGACTTTGTCGCTGTGCAGGGCATTGTCGCGCTGCTCGCGGTTATTGTCGCACTGTCGAACTTCATCGTCGACGTTGTCGCCGCCCTCATCGACCCGAGAGTGAGGTATTGA